gattcaggtagaatcgtctgggggatttttgtctttgacggtgggtgcgcacgagcactcccgtgggtgtagcccccaagaaATTCATGcagcgccgtgggatcgggcgagtcagagtcatggatcctggcatcggtgcagcccgcgcagccgaggtagttagtttagggatcggacgagatggagctcatggatcttggcatcggtgcgcgccgtgggatcgggtgagttggagtcatggatcctggcatcggtgcagcccgtgcagccaaggcagttagtttagggatcggacagagcttgcggatcctggcatcgttgcacgccgtgggatcaggcgagtcaaagtcatggatcctggcatcggtgcagctCGCGCaactgaggtagttagtttagggatcgaatgGAGCTCacagatcctagcatcggtgcgcgccatgggatcgggcgagtcagagtcgtggatcctgttggggcgagttcggggtcatagacctaggtgtttggagtgcagtcgaggtatagccgagggatggggcgagttcggggtcgcagacccatgCGTTTGGTGTATAGTCGAGgtgtagccgagggatggggggagttcggggtcatagacccatgtgtttggtgtgcagtcgaggcatagtcaagggatggggcgagttcggggtcatagacccatgcgtttggtgtgcagtcgaggcgtagccgagggatggggcgagttcggggtcgcagacccatgcatttgggtgtcttgagccctcgagccctgttgGGCATGCTAGGGGCCGGTTCGAgttatgtgcgttaccccgtcctcggtttctcacaatcagaggggctgagctttgtcacttgcctcgatcgcttgggctcgagtgacacgctcggtgagctcgctaacaggtatgatcgagtggaatccaggtctgtCATTCGTGaaggggtcggcatagccctcttgtgacattccactgctcctttacctgcaaccagacagatgcctgggtcgttccgaagaccgacccgggtggcccgctagcctccccttgatggagattctatgggtttggcaaaggtttaggatcgaacgagaaggttgagatgaccctatctgcttctgggCAGACTGGGCTAGGGCCGCACAGggctcatttgtgttttctccctagctctatttgatgcgaggcggcctcgagcccttcgtgggccagccttcgaaccccggtcggtcattgctcatgttgaatgagccaactaccgcttcatgatgcaacacggagcgttatGATGCATTTAGCCGCATGTGCTATGCCTTAGTTCCCAAGCCCTTGGGCGATTCAGGGCCTGAATCGTCTggggggcacgggcgtatggaatgaatacaTGTACGAATGTATGAataattatataaagaaatagtgggggttggtagtgttaccttgatggctcgagtgacggggtttgaagagctccaatcggaaatgtccaaCCGAGatccgtgctcgtcgttcgtgatggaatcggcatggcctacatggggcgtccctttgctccttacctttCTCTCAGTGTTTTcctgagccattcgattgacttaggaagcccgatggtctctcttgGCGGAGATCCCtttgtttgggtttttccaagtcccgcctaggaaggcggagagccgcctgcattttggcgctttggttcttgcgcccggcgtgcggtagtggtgggccatacctaggccacgtctcGTCTGATCAGGCGCCGTTCCATCGGGCAGGGCGTGTCTCATTAGTCAAGgcgcgtcccatcgtatcccatctgcattaaatgaggaagggagagggttttttgccccgtCGTTTCGCCTTTCCCTGATCACCGCGCCTTCCCCAACTGCTGTGTCCttttctttaagtaggagaagggaggggGCTTTTGCcctgttccttcgcctattcctcatctgccatctcttctctttcttccttctcaccaagagcgtctgagtgccacggcggttcctaggagagaaaagggagagagcaagggagaggggaaaactcacaaatccatttGCGAACCCGAAGCAAAATGTCAGGTTGGAGATCATCCACTGTGAGGGAGTCAATGCTAGAGGCCttcgccgtgaaggggtttctgccgccgaaggaggtggcgcactggagggctcccgggagggaggaTTTCCCTCAACCTTGGCCCGGCAAGGtggtttccttcctcgccttccacgagcgcgggctaggataccccgcgcactagttcctgcacgggctccttaatgagtggggtttggagttgtagcacctcaatccgactgggggtgctgcatatcgccggcttcgtcaccgtctacgaggcctccctcaggatggagccgcacgcggaCTTCTTTTGGCAGCTGTTCTCTAGGCGAACTCTATATGTGGGGGATCCGCTTGAGGCCACACCGGTGAGGGGCTTTGCCCTGTAGAAAAAACCGAGCGTGGGGGGCTCGTATGCCACGTACATCCCCTACGACTCCAActgggggtggcacggggagtggttctatattaGGAACCCGATGGAGGCGTCATTCCCAGCATTCACCGGTAGAAGGCCGGAAAGGCGggaaagttggtcgtggggccctTCTCGTCGGGAGAAGAAGGTAGAGATCATCGAGGCAGAGCTTTAGAAGCTCGTGCGACACGGGATtgacggggtgcgggtgttccacaccctctaccactgTCGGGTTGCTCCGTTGGCGGAGAGCGGCCGATGTGGAAGTATGGCGGCCCGACGGACCCCGATCGCGCGTCGCCGGAGGAGCTACCGAACGACAAAGTCTAGAGTCgcctcgaccgggtgctgcagttgaagcccaaagagaaggtcgatggaaagcctggacctctcaacgcctcggtggtgtccaaactaGTATGCTTCCCTCTCCTTACTCCGTGTTCTTTCCCCTTTACTTTCCTGCTTTTTTGATTTTGAGTCGCTTGTTTTATAGGGACTTGACActtacaagtcccggccgcaccttccgaagggactggagggcgtggctcggcaggccgcccagaaggaggcggcgaatgttaggaagaagaagaaagccgaggagtCTCGGCGAaagtatgagaaggagaaggagatcgcccgaCGCATGAAGGTCGGGGAAAATAGGAGTGACGTCGAGTCAGAACTCGAGTCAGAGGACCCCATAGAGGTAggggatgacatgatcttctctgaggaggaggagagcTAGGAGGTCATTgcgacctcggtggagcgtcgTGATCCCGTGGCCATGTCTGCTAGTGGTGAGTGGGCGCGGAGAGGCACGACGATGTCCCCATGACGAGGAAGCGTGATGCGATCACGGATGCCATCGATGAATGGGAGGCAAAGCGGATGCGGTCACTGCGCCCTTTGGTGGCATCACCGGTCTCGTCCTCGCCTGCCGTAGACGCGATCGAGCAAGCCAGGCGGTCAGAGGAGCGAGCCTGCACCCACAAGTCGTCGGGGCCAGCGCCAGCACGTGACTCACAGTGGGAGGATGACCCGCCTGCTGCTCCAGTCGGCGTGCCCCAAGCCAAAGGTCGTGGTGACTCGCGGACTGGGCAGGAGCCGATTGAGTCGACTCCACCCCCGGCTGAAGTGAGCGAGCGTGGGTCGCAGCCCGAGAGCGGTCCTCGCCCTATGGGCCTGTCGGGTTTCAGAGTCGTACCACTTACATCCCGGTatgcctttctttgtttcttttcgctCTTGCTGTTAAGTCTTTTTGGAGCatgactgacctatactttttgTCAGCGGCCAGACGgtgacggggttgagcatcgccccaactcccatgcaggaggtttggaggcccaaccTACAGCGTGCCGCGGCGagtggcggggggggggggacagGGTGGTGGCGGCGAACCCTTCCCTTCCAGGGGTAGTGCTCCTCGGGTCAGCTGTTAGTACGGCGGCAGTGATGGTGGCGGTGCTGGCAGCAATCCCAGTGGTGACGGCGGAGGCTACATTGGAGGTGtcccttgcggcccctcctccaccggctaCGGTGAAAGAGGAGAGGGCGACTGGGCTCCCTTCCTCATCGAGCGAAGGGCTACACGGCTCACCCTCCCGGTCGGAGCTGAAGGTGTCGAGAGGTGTGGTCGGGCCAAAACCAGAACGCCTGTCGGTGGCCCATgaaaccgaggtggtggagatcccttcTGATGATGAAGCGGATGACGTGGTGAAGCTGCCGGTGCCAttgcgggagctggcggtggtccagtcgGAGGCTGGGCTCTCTAGCAGGCAGGAGGAGACTGACCTGGAGTGGCCTTGCCCTGAGGACCCAACCAAGGTTCATTTCGTCCTTTAGGATTCGTAGGAGTGTTAGCTCTAGGATATCCTTGGGGGAGAGGACTCACcgtggagtccgatctcgccaagctatcggtgaagcttgaggatgcccaggagcgggttaagtccatcCAACAGTTGGTCAAGGTCGACCTACAGCTcaccgcggaggtgagtttcccgcgcttgtccttgacctcttagtctcttgttggttgcctcagcatgcttgcttcttgttttcGCAGGGTCTGCAGGAGATGTCGTGTCGCAAGTCCCGCTTCCTCCGGATGGAGCATGCCCgaatggctgagcttgagcattAGCTAGAGTTCGCCCACTATGAGTCCCAGGACCGGGCGGCGAAGGTGTCTGAGGTGCGGGCGGCGGAGCAGCTCACGGCGAAGCGGGCGACCGCCGTCGAGCAGGGGCTTGAGGCGGCGATGCACCAAAAGTCCCTGGCGGACACCAAGGCGACGCTCCAAGGTGCCCTAGAGACCTCGGAGGTAGAGTGGAGTGCCCTGGCGTCAGAGCAGAAGGCCCGATCGGAGGTCAATCAGGAAGTGCTCACGCTCcgaggccaggtgatggggacagaggaggcgaACACCCGGCTGCGCGAGCAGGTGGCCCGACAGGCGGAGGGACTCTCCACCCTCGAGAACTCCCGCTGCAgtacgtaccttttctattttttgtcatgtt
The sequence above is a segment of the Miscanthus floridulus cultivar M001 unplaced genomic scaffold, ASM1932011v1 fs_174_2_3, whole genome shotgun sequence genome. Coding sequences within it:
- the LOC136530670 gene encoding uncharacterized protein, whose amino-acid sequence is MTRKRDAITDAIDEWEAKRMRSLRPLVASPVSSSPAVDAIEQARRSEERACTHKSSGPAPARDSQWEDDPPAAPVGVPQAKGRGDSRTGQEPIESTPPPAERPDGDGVEHRPNSHAGGLEAQPTACRGEWRGGGDRVVAANPSLPGVVLLGSAVSTAAVMVAVLAAIPVVTAEATLEVSLAAPPPPATVKEERATGLPSSSSEGLHGSPSRSELKVSRGVVGPKPERLSVAHETEVVEIPSDDEADDVVKLPVPLRELAVVQSEAGLSSRQEETDLEWPCPEDPTKDRAAKVSEVRAAEQLTAKRATAVEQGLEAAMHQKSLADTKATLQGALETSEVEWSALASEQKARSEVNQEVLTLRGQVMGTEEANTRLREQLGGKVESLERGLETAKAMFGQNAEALAKSLEERRALEGELDQIHNVSQLVVSEVFGSAPSTDAPAIQLA